The sequence below is a genomic window from Actinomycetes bacterium.
CACGGCAGAAGACCCCCATCGCGCCGGAGCCCCGGACCGTGGTGAAGGCGGCGCGCACGACCACGTCCCGCATCCGCAGCTCGCCACGGTCGAAGGCGTCTGCGATCGGCGCGGCGAGCAGGTGGGGCCGCAGGTCGGCCGCCTGCTTCGCCTCCCACACCAGGTCACCGCCCTCCATCTCCGTGCGGCCGTTCTCGTTCTCCGGCAGCGTCCACAGGTTGTGGTCGTCGTCGAAGGTGTCGGCGAAGAGTCGCTGACCCGGGGACGGCGGAGCGCCGGTCGGTCGTGACGCGTCGGCGTCCGAGATGCTCGAGGACGAGCAGCCGGCGACCACGAGCAGTGCGGCGCTCACCGCGCCCAGCGCTCCGGTCATCGTGCGTGCCGTTCTCATCGCGAGCCTCCTTCCCGACGTCTGCTCGAACGTTAGGGACTGGCGAGGCGCCTGTCATGAGGGCTGGGCCGCTGCTTGACGTAGGGCTAGCCCTGTTGGCAAGCCTCGGCCGGGCCGTCACGATGTGCTCATGGGCCCATCGGTCCTCGTCGTCGATGACCAGGCAGCGTTCCGGGCCGTGGCCCGTGCGCTGCTGGAACGAGACGGCTTCGACGTCGTCGGCGAGGCGGCCGACGGGACCACCGCCCTGATCGCCGAGCGTGACCTGCGGCCGGACGTCGTGCTGCTCGACGTGCGGCTGCCCGACCGCAGCGGCCTCGACGTGGCCCGCGCGATCGGGTCGCTGCCCAACGGGGCCCAGGTCGTCCTCACCTCGACCGCCGACTACTCGCACGCGATCGAGCAGTGCGGGGCCTGCGGCTTCGTGCCGAAGGTGCTGCTGAGCGGTCCGTCGCTGCGGGCGGCGTTGGCCGGTCAGTCGTGAGGGCCGGCCGGACCTGGCTGTGGCCGGCGCTGTGGACCGTGGCCACGGTGACGCTGGGCGTCTTCGCCGAGAGGCAGCAGCATGTGGAGCAGCCGGAACGGCCCGTCATGCTGGTCGCGGACCTGGTGGCAGGTCTGGTCTTCGTCGTCGCCGGGTTGCTCGCCCGCGCTCTGCGGCCGGGCAACCGCTGCTGGTGGCTGCTGATGGCCACAGGGGCGACCTGGCTGGTCGGCTCGCTGCACACCTCCACCGACACCGACGTCGCCCTGACCGGCTTCGTCCTCGGCGTCTGGCACTTCTTCGTGCTGTCCTGGCTGCTGCTGGCCTACCCCACCGGTCGGCTCCCGGGCCGTCGCGAGCAGGCGCTGCTCGCCTTGGTCGGGCTGCTGTGCGCGGCCCGGTCCCTGTCGAGGCTGCTGCTCTACGTGCCGCCCGACGGCACCGGCTGCGGGTGCGTACGCAACCGGTTCGTGCCGGTGACCGACGCGCGGTGGTACGACGCGGTCGACGCGGCCTTTCCCTGGCTGCTCGTCGTCGCACTCCTCCTCGTGCTGGCGTGCGCCCTGGCCCGCTGGCGGCGCAGCAGCCGCGCCGGGCGCCGGATGGTCGGGCCGGTCCTGGTGACCGCCGCGGCTGTCGTCGCGCAGGTCGGCTATGACTACGTCGTACGTCGTCAGGTCGGTGTGGTCGGGCCCGGTCGAACGGCACTGTTCCTGGTGGTGGTCAGCCTTCGGGCCGCGACCGCCGCGGCCTTCGTCATCGGGCTCCGCCGCCAGGGGGCCGCCCGGTCGGCGGTCGTCGACCTGGTGGGCGGCCTGGAGGGCCCGGACAGCGCGTCGCCGCACCGGCTCGCGGCGGCGCTGCGCCGCGCCCTCGGCGACCCGAGCCTCGAGCTGGTGCCGTGGTCCGCCGCCGAGCAGTCCTACGTCGAACCGGAGGGGAAGCGCCCGGTCGCGCCGGTCGCGGCCCCCGGCCGGGCGGTGACAGTGGTCGAGCAGGACGGCGCGCCCGTGGCGGCGCTGGTGCACGACGAGGCCCTGCTCGAGGACCCGGGTCTGGTCGGGGCCGTGGTCGCCGCAGTGCGGCTGACCTCCGACAACGAGCGGCTCCGGAGCGAGCTGCAGCACCAGCTCACCGCGGTGGCCGAGTCGCGGTCCAGGATCGTGGCCGCCGGTGACGAGGAGCGGCACCGCATCGAGCGCGACCTGCACGACGGCGCGCAGCAACGGCTGGTCACCATCGCGCTCGCCCTGCGCCTGGCCGACGCACGACTGGGCTCGGACTCCGATCCCGAGGTCCACGACGTCCTGAGCCAGGCGGTCAAGGATCTCGGCGAGGCGATCGACGAGCTGCGTGACCTCGCCCGAGGCATCCATCCCGCGATCCTCACAGAGTCCGGCCTGAGCTCGGCGCTCGAGTCGCTGGTGGACCGGTCACCGGTCCCGGCCGACCTCGACGTGCGACTGGCCACCGAGCCGCCGACGACCGTGGCCGCCACGGCGTACTTCGCGGTCAGCGAGGCGATGACGAACGTGGTGAAGCACGCGCACGCCACCCGCGTCCGCGTCGAGGTGCGCGCCGAGGGTGGCGAGCTGCGGGTGCTCGTCGAGGACGACGGGGTCGGCGGCGCGGAGCCGACCCGCGGATCCGGGCTGCGCGGTCTCGCGGACCGGGTGGACGCCGGCGGCGGCACCCTGCAAGTGACCAGTCCAGCGGCGGGCGGCACAAGGCTGGACGTGCGGCTGCCATGCGCGTAGTGCTGGCCGAGGACAACGCCCTGCTCCGTGCGGGTCTGGTGGAGCTGCTCAGGCACGAGGACATCGACGTCGTGGGCGAGGCTGGCGACGTACCGCACCTGCTCCGACTCGTGGACGAGACCCGGCCGGACGTCGCTGTCCTCGACGTCCGGATGCCGCCGACGCACACGGTGGAGGGGCTGGACGCCGCCCGGCAGATCCGCGCCACTCACGGGCACGCCGTGGGAATCCTGGTCCTCTCCCACCACGTCGAGACCCGCTACGCGCTCGACCTCCTGGCCGACGGGGCGCACGGCGTGGGCTACCTGCTCAAGGACCGGGTCCTCGGCCCCGGCGACCTGGCCGAAGCGATCCGCCGCGTTGCGGGGGGCGGCTCGGCCATCGACCCGCAGGTCGTGGAGCTGCTGCTTCGACGCCACCGGGCAGACAGCTCGCTCGCCGCCCTGACCGAGCGGGAGCGCGAGGTCCTCACCCTGGTCGCCGAGGGCCGCTCCAACCGGTCGGTCGCCGCGGCGATGTTCCTCAGCGAGAAGACCGTCGAGACCTACACCGGTCGGATCTTCGCCAAGCTGGGGCTCACTGACACCCCCGAGAGCCACCGCAGGGTGCAGGCGGTGCTCGCCTGGCTGCAGGAGCAGCGCGACCCGTCCGCGCCGGGCGGTGCCTGAGCGGCGACGGCCGCAGAGCCACGGGCGGGCACGTAACGTGCACCCCATGGCGCAGGGAAGTCACCGGACGACGACGGTTGTCTGCCTGGTCTCGGCCGCCGTGGTCATGGCGGAGCTGCTTCGCCGCGCGATGGCGGCTGGCCCCATCGGACCGTCCCCGCGGCCCACAGCTGAGCGTCGACAGCATCTCTAGCCGGAGCTCGGACGCGCACCAGGCGGCAGTGAGATGCTCGGCGGTATGCCCGACGGCGAGCGGACGACCGCGGACCACGACGGCGGCCCGCCCCTCCTGGTGCTGCTGCACGGCCTCGGTGGCACGGCTGCCGTGTGGGACGGGTGGGCCGACGTCCTCCAGGAGAGCTGGCCGGGCCGTTGGCTGGCCCTTGACCTGCCCGGCCACGGGCACGCACCTGCGTTGCGGCGGTACTCCTTCGGCTCGATGGCGGCGCATGTGGCGGAAGCGCTGCCACCCGGCCGGCCGGTCGTCGTTATCGGGCACTCACTGGGTGGCGTGGTCGCGCTCGCCCTGTCGTCCGGCTGGTTCGGTGTCAGGGTGACGGGAGTCGTCGGGCTCGGCATCAAGGTGGCGTGGGCACCCGACGAGCTCGAGCGGGCCGCTGCCCTGGCCGCCCGCCCGGTCGTCTGGTTCGACGACCGCTCCGAGGCGGCTGTGCGCTACCTCAAGGTCTCCGGCTTGGCCGGGCTGCGCGGCGTGGACGACGATGTCGTCGCCGCCGGCTTGCTCGAGCAGGACGGGCGGTGGCGGCTCGCCTTCGATCCGGCCGCGTACGGCGTCGGCGAGCCCGACATGACCCGCCTCCTCGCCGCCACGAGGGCGGACGTCGTGCTGGCCCGCGGCGAGCACGACCGCATGGTGTCCGACGACCAGCTCGCCGCCCTGCCCGTGGCGACGGCTGTCCTGGCCGGGCTCGGGCACAACGCCCACGTCGAGGACCCGACCGCCGTGGCCGCTCTGTTGCGCCCCTTGACCAGCTGACCCGGTCTCTGGGCGGCCCAGTAAACCCTCGGAAGCCCTTCGGCGATGGACACCTCGACAGCGCCTCACGCCTCGTCCCTCGACGGATGCCGCCGGACCCGAGGTGTGCCTGGCGGTGACGTCGGCTGCAAGGGAGCGGCGACATGATCGGTAATCGGTGGTCCCGGGCGCGTTCGTCGCGGCGGTCCCGTGGGTGTGTTGGCGTCTTCGTGGGCGCGGCTGTCCTGCTGACGGGCTTGCTGGTCGGGCCCGCGGCGGCCGCCGAGCCGCGGACCTGGGTGGTCGACGCGGATCGGGCGCAGTGCGGGAACGCCGACTTCACCTCGATCCAGGCCGCGGTCGACGCCGCGGCGCCAGGGGACGTGGTGCGGGTCTGCCCCGACGTGTACGCGGAGAGCGTGCTGGTCGACAAGCCGCTGACCCTGTGGGGCGACCCCGACGCTGTCGAGGAGCTCAGATGCTGGTCTCCGGCGGCCGCGCAGCTCTCGGACGTGGACCCTACCCGGCTCGCGGTGATCGACCCGGCTGGTGACGGCTTCTCGGTCGGCGTCCGGCTGCTGGCGGACGACGTGGTGGTCACCGGTCTGGTCGTCCAGGGCGCCACGGTCGGCGTCGATGCCAGCGACCGCTTCTCGGGCTACCGGATCCACCACGACCTGGTCCGGCTCAACGCATTGTTCGGCGTCGACTTCGGCAGCGCGGGTGTGCAGGAGTCCCGGGTCGACCACAGCTGCATCCGCGAGAACCGGTACGGCCTGGTGTCGGAGCTGGACGACGACAGCCTGTGGAAGGCGAGCGACGGACCCGAGCGCGACGCCTGGAACGCGCGCGACCTGCGCAACGCCCGAATCGACCACAACGTGACGGTGCGCAACAGCGCGGGCATCGAGGCGGCTGGCCCGGGCACGCGGCAGCTGGTGACGATCGACCACAACGAGCTGGTCGGCGACCGCGACGGGGTCCTGCTGCTCAATGCCACCGGCAGCTCGGTAGTCGCCAACGACCTCCGCCCGCTCCGCTTCGGGATCGTGGTCGGCGGGGACGTCGTCGGGCCCAGGATCACCGACAACCGGGTCGTGGTCGGCCTCCAAGGGATCGTGTTCGTGCCGCCAAGCTTCTTCATCGACCCGTTCGTCGAGCCGACGCGCGCCGCCCTCGTCACGGGCAACACAGCAAGCGGGCTCAGTCTCGACGGGATCCTGGCTGCCGCAGACCGGCTCTACAACTCGCAGCTGGTGGGCAACCTGACCAGTGGCAACGGCCGCGACGGCATCGTGCTGCGCAGCACCATCCAGGCCGCCGGCAACGTGGTCGGCATGAACAGCGCAGAGGCGAACGCCCGCTACGGGATCTACTCCCAGGGCGCTCAGGGCAACCTCTTCCGGGCCAACGTCATGCTGGGCAACGGGCTCCTCGACGCCCGGGACGAGGCGAGAGCCACCAACACCTGGGTCGGCAACCGGTGTCTGACTGACTTCCCGACCGGCTCCATCTGCGAGCTCGGCTGAGCCGGCGAGAGCGAGGGCGTAAACCTGTTCCGGACGCTCGGGCGATGGTGTGTTGTGGATGACGAACAGGCGGTGGCGACCCACACCGCGCGAGGGGTCACGATGGGCGCTCCTGAGGACCGACCACTCGTCGTCTCGGTCGGAGAGACGTTCGAGACGTTCTACGCGCGCGAGTTCCGGCCGCTGGTCGCGCTCGCCTACGTCCTGTCGGGCAGCCGGGCGGCGGCCGAGGACCTGGCTCAGGAAGCCATGGTCGCGGCCTACCGCGGGTGGGACCGGGTGTCGGTCATGGACAGTCCTTCCGGCTACGTCCGCCGGACGGCTGCCAACCTCGCCGCGTCGGCATTCCGCCGGCGGGTCCGGGAGGCCAGGGCGCTGCTCCGGCTCGCCGGCCAGCGGCAACCGGTGACGGAGATGGACGAGCCGGACGAGCAGTTCTGGGCGGCGGTCCGACGGCTGCCGAAGCGGCAGGCGCAGGCGGTGGCCCTCCGATACGTCTACGACTGCCCGGTCCTGGAGGTCGCGGAGCTGATGGACATCTCGGAGGGCGCGGCGAAGGCGCACCTGCACAAGGCGCGCCGAGCGGTGGAGCGCCGCCTCCGACTGAGCACGGTCCGGTCCGACGGGGAGGTGGCGTCATGACCCCGGTCCCGGACCTCTTCGAGGCGCGGGCCCAGCAGGCCGGTCGCGCGGCACATGACGCCGTGAGAGGAGTCGACATGACAGGGATCGCCGCCATCGACGCAGGCCGGCTGCACAGCAGGCAGCCGCGCCGACTGGTCTGGGCGGCAGCGGTGATCGTGCTCGTGGTCGTCGTCGCGACGTACGCGCTGGCTCGCAGCCTGCAGCCGGACGAGCGCAGCCTGCCGGCCTTCCGCCCCGAGCCGCTCGCCGGAGCCGTTCCGTTCCACGCCCAGCTGGCACCGAAGGTCACCTTCGACGTCCCGGCCGGGCACACCCTCGCCGGCGACACGGCCGACTTCCTCTTGCTGCGCATCGACGGCACGGCGGGCGGCCTGATGGCCATGCGGGTGCGGTCGTACCCCTATGACGATCGCGCTGACCTGGCCGCCGCGATCATGGCTGACGACCGCCTGCGGGTCGTCAGGCGGCACTCGGCCACGGTGGGCGGCGAGCCGGCGACCAGGCTCGTCCTCGAGCCGGCCCCCGGAGTCCCGCAGTCCGACTGGCTCTGCCCGATGGGTGACCGGCCGTGCTGGGGCACCACGCCCACCGGCGGGAACACGCTGTACATCTTCTCGCACGACGGCACGCGCTACGTCCTGTCGGGAGGTTCCAACAACGAGACCGCAGCCCGGGCGATGCGGCCGGTCGTCGATGGCGCGGCCGCCACCTGGACCTGGTGAGTGACGGCGAGCCCGTCAGGCCCTGCTCATAGCCGTCGGCGCGGGCCTGCCGGCGGACTCGTGGCGCACCACGGCTTCGCAGTCCGCGATCGCCCCGGCGAGCAGGCTTCGGAGCAGCGCGTCCGAGCCGGGCACGCCGCTCTCGGCGATGTCGAGGACGGCGATGCGCACGGTGTGCGGGGCCGCGTGCCGTCGGAAGCCCTTGGGCGTGATACCGGTCTGCCGGACGAACCCGTAGCCCCAGCGGCGCGCCTCCGGGGCGGCGTCCAGCGCGGCCCGGCTCTGCGGCAGGAGATCACCCGGCGGGCGACCGTCGAGCACGGCGAGCACGCTGTCCGCGGTGATGACGGCGACGGCCAGGGCCTTCTGCCGGTCCGCGGAAGCGACCGGGAGGGCGGTGGTGGCCGCCCGCAGGGCGATCCGGGCGTCGGAGCGTACGTCGTCGCTGGTGAGGCCCACGACGGACGGGATCAGCACGGCCAGCTCCTGGCGCCCGGCGTCGGACGTGCAGTCGTTGACGAGCCGGGCCAGCTCGCCGAGCAGCGGGTGGGTGCACCGCGGGTGGTCCGACCATCGCTCGCCCGCGAGCACGGAGGCCATCTCCATGAAGCAGGCGCCCTTGCGGCTGCTCCGGTGCTTGCCCCGGGACAGGATCGGGAGCAGGTCGGGGGCTGACGGCGCGCGACCGGACATCTGCGCCTCCTTCGAGAGACGGGTTCGCTCCTGTCAGTCTGCGCCCTGCGCCCCCCTCCCGACCACCCACCTTCGACTGTTTGTGCGACGTCAAGAGGCCGCGCGAGCGCCGCTGGCCACGAACTGCCTCGTCCCGCGACCGGTCTCCGGCGTCGCGAGCATGTCCTCGAGGAACGCCGAGAGCCTCCGGCCCCGGCGGCCGGTCAGCCAGCTCACGTCGGAGGTGACGGCCTCCTCGTAGCCCTCGGCCAGCATCGTGTGCAGCCGCGCCATGTCGGAGGCGAACCACCTCTCCGCCCCGGACCGCAGCATCGCGTCGCGGACCTGCTGGGCAGCGACCTGACGGTGCACGCAGTCGGCCGCCCCGATCGAGGACACCAGCTCGGCCACCTCGTCGAAGGTGACCGCCTGCGGGCCGGTCAGGGTGTAGACCCGACCGCCGGATGCCGGGTTCGTCAGCACAGCGGCCGCAGCGGCGGCCACGTCGCGGGCGTCGACCATGGCCACCCGGCCGGCGCCGGCGGCCGAGACGATCTCCCCGTTGAGGACCTGACCGGTCAGGTTCTGCATGAAGAACACCGGTCGGAGGAACGTCCAGTCGAGCCGGGTCCGGGCGATGAGCTCCTCGGTCTGGCCGTGCTGTCGGGCGATGCCGAGCGGCGACGTCTCGTCGGCGCGGAAGACCGAGGTCTTCACGATGTGGCCGACCCCGGCGGTGACGGCCGCCGCGACGAGGTGCTGCTCCCGGGCCGGCTGCCTCGAGGTCGCGGGGGTGAGCAGGAACACCCGCTCCGCACCCGCCAGCGCCGCTGGCAGTGTGTCGGGCCGGTCCAGGTCAGCGTAGGCGTAGTCGACGCCGGCGCCGAACACCCGGCGGGTCAGCGACACGTCGCGGGTGAGGACCCTGGGGCGTTCGCCCTGCTCGACGAGCAGCCGGACGAGCTCGCGGCCGACCGTTCCGGTGGCCCCGGTGACCGCGATCACCGGGCACCTCCGCCCGGGCGGCGCAGCGGGTAGTCGCGAAGTGTCGGCTGGCTCGTCCCGGGGTTGACGGACCAGATCTGACGGAGGTCCTGCAGGAACTCCCAGAAGGGTCCGTCTGACGTGGTGGTGCGCTGGCGGGGCGCCTTCTCCTGGCGAGCCATGACTACACCGCCTCGGCGAGCGACTCGGAGTCACTGGCGCCGGCGTCCGCGGTGGCAGCGGCACTGGCCTCCAGCATCACCGCTGCGATGGTGCCCCAGGCGGCTGCCCAGGCGTCGTGCAGCTCCGGGGTGAAGGCTGCGCCGAGCTCGTGGGCGAACGTGTCCAGGAGGACCTGCCCCGTGGCGTCGTAGTGCTCGGCCTCGACGCCGTACTGGCCGTGGCGCGCTCCCAGCGTGCGCACCTGCCGCTGGAAGCGGACCGGGTCACGCAGGGCGGACACGATGCGGCGCAGCTCGATGGCCAGCTTGCTGGCCTGGGCGGCCGGGTCGGCGGAGAACATCGGCTGGAAGTCCGGCCGGACCCGGAAGAGACGGGTGTAGAAGGCTGCTGCGAAGTCTTCGAGGATGTCGTCGACGGCCGCTGCTGAGTCACAGACGAGGTCGACCTGGCGAGATGTGATCGGCATGCCACGACGTTGCGCCGCCGTGGACGGGGGCGCGTGAGCAGTGACTGCTCACCTTCCGCGGGCGTCGGGCCCACGGCTGCCCCTGCACCTGCCCATGCGAGGCGCGCCGGTAGGCGTAGCACGTAGACGAAGCGAACAAATCGGACACCGTGGTCGGGGACCCGTCGGCGAGCACGTCGACGAACTGGGGCTCACGTGGATCCGCCCGGCGTGACGCTCGATCGGAGGGGAGGGCGTACGTTCAGCACATGGAAGACCTGGACGACCTGCTCGAAGACCCGCCCGCCGCCGAGGACCAAGAGGTCCCGATCGACGAGGCGACGGCGAAGTGGGCGGTGCACGCCCGGCAGGAGCTGATCTCCACCGCCGGGCAGTACCACGGCTACATCACCTACGACGAGCTCGCTGAGATCGTCCAGGAGAAGGCGGGGGTGGTCACCACCCTTCCGACGCACCAGTGGCTCGGAG
It includes:
- a CDS encoding response regulator gives rise to the protein MGPSVLVVDDQAAFRAVARALLERDGFDVVGEAADGTTALIAERDLRPDVVLLDVRLPDRSGLDVARAIGSLPNGAQVVLTSTADYSHAIEQCGACGFVPKVLLSGPSLRAALAGQS
- a CDS encoding sensor histidine kinase — protein: MRAGRTWLWPALWTVATVTLGVFAERQQHVEQPERPVMLVADLVAGLVFVVAGLLARALRPGNRCWWLLMATGATWLVGSLHTSTDTDVALTGFVLGVWHFFVLSWLLLAYPTGRLPGRREQALLALVGLLCAARSLSRLLLYVPPDGTGCGCVRNRFVPVTDARWYDAVDAAFPWLLVVALLLVLACALARWRRSSRAGRRMVGPVLVTAAAVVAQVGYDYVVRRQVGVVGPGRTALFLVVVSLRAATAAAFVIGLRRQGAARSAVVDLVGGLEGPDSASPHRLAAALRRALGDPSLELVPWSAAEQSYVEPEGKRPVAPVAAPGRAVTVVEQDGAPVAALVHDEALLEDPGLVGAVVAAVRLTSDNERLRSELQHQLTAVAESRSRIVAAGDEERHRIERDLHDGAQQRLVTIALALRLADARLGSDSDPEVHDVLSQAVKDLGEAIDELRDLARGIHPAILTESGLSSALESLVDRSPVPADLDVRLATEPPTTVAATAYFAVSEAMTNVVKHAHATRVRVEVRAEGGELRVLVEDDGVGGAEPTRGSGLRGLADRVDAGGGTLQVTSPAAGGTRLDVRLPCA
- a CDS encoding response regulator transcription factor, producing the protein MRVVLAEDNALLRAGLVELLRHEDIDVVGEAGDVPHLLRLVDETRPDVAVLDVRMPPTHTVEGLDAARQIRATHGHAVGILVLSHHVETRYALDLLADGAHGVGYLLKDRVLGPGDLAEAIRRVAGGGSAIDPQVVELLLRRHRADSSLAALTEREREVLTLVAEGRSNRSVAAAMFLSEKTVETYTGRIFAKLGLTDTPESHRRVQAVLAWLQEQRDPSAPGGA
- a CDS encoding alpha/beta hydrolase, encoding MPDGERTTADHDGGPPLLVLLHGLGGTAAVWDGWADVLQESWPGRWLALDLPGHGHAPALRRYSFGSMAAHVAEALPPGRPVVVIGHSLGGVVALALSSGWFGVRVTGVVGLGIKVAWAPDELERAAALAARPVVWFDDRSEAAVRYLKVSGLAGLRGVDDDVVAAGLLEQDGRWRLAFDPAAYGVGEPDMTRLLAATRADVVLARGEHDRMVSDDQLAALPVATAVLAGLGHNAHVEDPTAVAALLRPLTS
- a CDS encoding NosD domain-containing protein, which codes for MGAAVLLTGLLVGPAAAAEPRTWVVDADRAQCGNADFTSIQAAVDAAAPGDVVRVCPDVYAESVLVDKPLTLWGDPDAVEELRCWSPAAAQLSDVDPTRLAVIDPAGDGFSVGVRLLADDVVVTGLVVQGATVGVDASDRFSGYRIHHDLVRLNALFGVDFGSAGVQESRVDHSCIRENRYGLVSELDDDSLWKASDGPERDAWNARDLRNARIDHNVTVRNSAGIEAAGPGTRQLVTIDHNELVGDRDGVLLLNATGSSVVANDLRPLRFGIVVGGDVVGPRITDNRVVVGLQGIVFVPPSFFIDPFVEPTRAALVTGNTASGLSLDGILAAADRLYNSQLVGNLTSGNGRDGIVLRSTIQAAGNVVGMNSAEANARYGIYSQGAQGNLFRANVMLGNGLLDARDEARATNTWVGNRCLTDFPTGSICELG
- a CDS encoding sigma-70 family RNA polymerase sigma factor; amino-acid sequence: MATHTARGVTMGAPEDRPLVVSVGETFETFYAREFRPLVALAYVLSGSRAAAEDLAQEAMVAAYRGWDRVSVMDSPSGYVRRTAANLAASAFRRRVREARALLRLAGQRQPVTEMDEPDEQFWAAVRRLPKRQAQAVALRYVYDCPVLEVAELMDISEGAAKAHLHKARRAVERRLRLSTVRSDGEVAS
- a CDS encoding NmrA family NAD(P)-binding protein, translating into MIAVTGATGTVGRELVRLLVEQGERPRVLTRDVSLTRRVFGAGVDYAYADLDRPDTLPAALAGAERVFLLTPATSRQPAREQHLVAAAVTAGVGHIVKTSVFRADETSPLGIARQHGQTEELIARTRLDWTFLRPVFFMQNLTGQVLNGEIVSAAGAGRVAMVDARDVAAAAAAVLTNPASGGRVYTLTGPQAVTFDEVAELVSSIGAADCVHRQVAAQQVRDAMLRSGAERWFASDMARLHTMLAEGYEEAVTSDVSWLTGRRGRRLSAFLEDMLATPETGRGTRQFVASGARAAS
- a CDS encoding globin domain-containing protein — encoded protein: MPITSRQVDLVCDSAAAVDDILEDFAAAFYTRLFRVRPDFQPMFSADPAAQASKLAIELRRIVSALRDPVRFQRQVRTLGARHGQYGVEAEHYDATGQVLLDTFAHELGAAFTPELHDAWAAAWGTIAAVMLEASAAATADAGASDSESLAEAV